TGGTCCTACATGCCGGAAAATGaatttacttttgttattgGTTTTTGGCTTATTCTTCCTTTTCCAAAAACGCCTCTATTTAAACTCCTTTGTTACACTCTCCAAACTCCAAGCATAATACAATCATAGCAAGAAagtgaaacagaagaaaacacagagaaacaaagagactctctcttttttttgtttgcaaaaGGTTTTGTAAGATGGACGTTTTTGATGGACTTCCTGACCCGATCATCGTCGACATCTTGAACAAAGTCGGTGACGTCAAAACCTTACTTCGATGCAGCTCTCTTTCAAAAAGATTTAACTCGCTTGTCCCTCAGTCTGAGTCACTCACCCTCCGACTCGACCACTCAGTATCCGATTCACCCGTCGTCACAAGCATTTTCCGATCTTTATTCAACGGTCTAGTTTCTCTTTTATCCAAACCGGCTAAACCAATCACAATAACCACCCTCTCTCCGAGTCTCCCCTTCAAGATTCTCTCCCGGTTCGACCGGATTCGAAATCTGGACGTAGAGCTTCCCGGCGGCGATGTAAAGCTCGAGAAAGGTGCAGCCGTTAAGTGGAAAGCTGAGTTTGGGAAAACACTCAAAAGCTGCGTCATCGTCGCGTTCCGTTCCGCCGGTACCGTGTCTTCTCCCGTCGCCGTAGAAGGTGAGTCAGACGCCGAGTTCGTGACTGGACTGAAGACGCGCGTGGTGTGGACTATAAGCGCGTTGATGGCTGCTTCGTCTCGTCATTACTTGATGAGAGAAGTCGTGAAGGAGCATGAGGAGATAGAAAGTTTAGTTATGCgtgacaaagaaagagaagggaCGGTGGTGATGAACGAGGAAGGGCTTAAAGAGTTAAGAAATACGGAGGCGCGTGTGGAAGACGAGGAGCGCGTGGTAAAAAATAAGAGGAGTGTTGTCCCGAGCGTGAGGATGAGTATGAGACACGCGCCGTCTCTTAAACTTAAGAGTGGTATCTGTTTAGAATCTGCTACGCTTGTGATTGTTCGACCGAGCGGAGCGGATTTTGAAGTTGGAGATGATGCTGAGTTGGCGACGGAGGCTTTCGTCGGAGATTGTATGTACGGTGAAGCGGTCGTCGCTTTGTTAAAGTGCAAGAAGAACGCTTTAGAGATGAATtcgttttaagtttttgttggGTCTCGTAATGGGCCTTGTGGgcttttttgtattttttcatttgtaaaaatgatctttttttttaacgtgTGTATTTTTATACTATTACACTGTACAAAGTTGGCTATTCACTACAAATTTGGTAAATCTATGGGAGCATATGGATTTGGATccttgtgacaaaaaaaacaaacaataatatgGCATGAAATATGAATGATGCCGAAATACGTCAGAAAATTTCtaagaaagtaacaaaaacgTCGTCAACTACAATCCTTGTTCACCAATCGACCACGTTAGCTTTTTTCTCATGagtttattaaaaagaaaaaatcgtTTTCAATGACCtctttacttatttatttgttataaaaGGCAAATTCATTCAAGAGATTGAAAACTGCAATTCATTAGcgtagatatatttttttctaaactttcaacgagttattttatttttttcatcttaaCGATACAATAGATGTTCTAGGTGTATTAGTAGATAAGGATATAGCTGATGATGAGATAAATAGAATTATAGATTTATGAAATGGAAATTTGGTTGCACACACAATGCTAGGGGTGTTTTAGTTCTTCTTGGGAATGATTGGAAGTTTAGACACttcaaaacacaaacttcAGTACCATTTGGATTCATCTACATTTACATAGCAGCAATCCTCTTAGggaattaaaattatattcaccaaaaatagatttttgtacaaaaatatctctttgattgattttaatgttatttcatcttttgttgacTTATTTTGatactaaatttattaaacGATGTGAAAAGTAAACGGATTTTAAATATGCCATTTGACATAGTCATTTGTTCGTTAGAGATTTCACAAATCTAATTGTTTTCTCATCATTGTAGATTAAGTTTTCACAAATCTAATTTATGGAGTTTCTTTTGTATCAGACATTTTACACACATTGTGTTATAATTCTTCATTACTAGATATAACTCGGACCATAACTTGACATtagaagattaaaaacaaatgcaCTAATAGCTATAAAGGTGTATAAGCTCTTACAAATTATGATCATATAGTCCAGGATAAAAGAAATGACgaatgattaaacaaaaatcatgtTTCCGTAATGATTGGTAAAACTTATGTGGGATTTTTATGCTAATCGGTCGGTTACCAAACCTAATTCTTGTTTAGaccattaaaacaaaacatacatatGTAACTATTGTTCTTTTCAGCCGCTAAAACATCATTACCTTCTATTAAAAAACACTTATGAGCAGTGacataaatttataacaatGGTCTTAGTCTTGGATTCCTTCTCTTTTAAGAGATGATCAATCGATAAATAATTGATTCTGTTATCATTAGAATCACCTAATCAATTCGGGTAATCATTATTGTAGCCACTGAGTGGAATCATATTGACTAAAAGAACGTTGTTAATTAGTCACTGACACTAATTCAATCACgttattataaatttcaaaagctGCCAAACTATATAAACATGGGGTTTGTTAGATCGACGATCTGGTCCATTCATGTTACATGATTACCAataagattttgttatttgaaacGAATAATTTAACAGAATATCTCTTATAAGTGCGGAATTTAGCTCGACTATAGCCATAGGTACGAATGATGACTAAATCTgaatcattaaaaaattagaagtGTTAGGCAAAACATTTATATTGGCACTATAATATATGCGATATTCgatcaataattttattttctttgcaTGTTAAAGTAAATAAGTTTAggtcatttttgtttgtttgtttggctATGCTATAggttaaataataatttcatacACTGCTTAGTTAACTTTTTGTTAAACTTATGTGTCTTGGATAAATTTCATATGGTTCCaaagtttattaattttaaaacatcatttatacTGCTTTCTGCTTAATATCAAAAtcgttaaaaaaattaatatatgtaaaatgcaaagaagaaatcacaaaacaaatctatagCAACGATTCGTGAACTTAACAATATTCTTTTCGTTCTGACATCAAACTTACTGATCGTTaactatataacaaaaatctataGTTAATAAAAGCATGTGAAGTTGTCACTTGTCATTCAATAATCATATTACACATGGTCGATGCtaccaacaaaaacaataaaatactTATCAGTTTGTGCTCAGtagtttttgattaaataaagaaatggCAAAAATAAGATTTGAGATGGCAAAGAAAGTATTATTTTCCCGCAAAAGATAAAGCTTGCGAAGCTGTCAAAGCACAAGAATGCTAAAGgcttaaaaataaacaaattctcAAGAAAAAGTGGAAGAGGAAAGCAaatttttaaaccaaaagagaaaaagctaAACCACTCTCTTCAAGATCGATCCTATATacaacacaaaagaagaagaagaagagagaatcgaaTTGGataacaactaaaaaagatgatcaaaggaggaggaggaaagtCTTCTGGTTACTCAGCAGATTTGATGGTTTGTTTCCCATCAAGAGCACATTTGTCTTTACCTTCTAAATCCATTTCTagcccttcttcttcctttaacCGCCGTCAAAATGCTCCTCACCACCGTCGTAGCATCAGTAAGCTCTCTAGCAGCGGCGGTGGAGTACGTCAGAATCGCGGTGGCGGAAGGGAGGTAGTTGAAGAACCTACGTCGCCGAAAGTCACGTGTGCTGGTCAGATCAAAGTGCGGTCAAGTAAACGCGATGGTGGAGGCAAGAATTGGCAGTCTTTGATGGCGGAGATAGAGAAGATACATAGAAGCAAGTCGGAGAGTAAGTTCTTTGGGATTAAGAGAGATGTCATGGGATTTTTGACTTGCCTCCGCGACTTCGATTTTCGATGTTTTGGTGCGTTTCCTCCGGTTGATATAAtctctgatgatgaagaagaagacgaggaagaggaagaggaggatgaagaagaagatgaagatgaaagtTCAGGGACAGTTTTCTCTAAATGGCTTATGGTTTTACACgaaaagcaaaacaatgaAGAGTGTGTCGACGGAAAGGAAAACGTTTTTTCGGATGTAGAAACTGCGGTCCCGCCGCCGAACGCGTTGTTGCTGATGCGGTGTAGATCTGCACCGGTTAAGAATTGgtcagaggagaagaaagaagaaacagaggaaggtGATAACAGAGTAAAACAGagcggagaagaagaagaagaagagaaggacaGAGTGGGAAATAAGAAGGATCTGAGATCATtaatggaggaagagaagaagatgaatttggTAGTGATGAATTACGACACAAACTATTACAAACTCTCTAATGATATCGCAAAGGAAACTTGGGTTGTCGGTGGTATTCAAGATCCTCTGTTTCGTAGTCGAAGCTGGAAGAAGTGATCTTTGTTAATCcttttgtaaaattaaaacttgtGAATTTTAAGTATCTTTCTTATAATAATACTATTGTGAAAATTTGAGACTGATTGGTTTTCgtgtaacaaacaaatacgATTGCTTAATGGGCCAATTATACAAACAGTAAGTGGAAAAGACATGCACATGATATGCTTCAAGCCCGAGTATATATTGACCCAAATACAAAATCTGATTACTTAAGAACAAGACTACTAATCGACGCAAGTATAAGCTTTAGTGCTTGACGTTGACACAGAATCAACTGATGATGCTTTGGATGGTGACGCGAAGAGAGGAAATTGCGAGGAAGTAACTAAGGAAAGTCATAATAAGCAACTACCTGGCTAAAAAGTGAGTAGCTTGTGTCAGAAGCTATCGTTTTCGTGGTCTTTCCTAatttagaaaccaaattaATGATATTCCTAGTCATGCTTATGGCTTGACTCAGATTATACTAACCGGAATTAGAAACTTGTTGACTTAAGGAGGACCACTTCTAGAGCCTATAATCAGCTATACTACGGTCTGTCTAATAGGATCGATGATCATAATAAGGAATGTTCAATAATTTCCGCGAAGTTTCCGAAAATAAAGATGATATGTATGATTGTATgaacatataatttgttaCACGAAATCAAATTCCTTTGacgtttttacattttttttttttttttttttgttttgtttttgttcgtTTGTATAAGCTTAACAAAGATAacatacaaattacaaaagataaattataCTTAACCATCGTAATAAACTACAAGCGATGAATTTCAGTTTTGACCAGCGATTCTTgcgaatatatatatatatatagctatattttataaatatttagttaatattatttaattactaaatactaaatatataactatattacTATATTGTTGGATCTAACCAAAAAATTCTATCAATTATACACCTGGAAAATAGCAACAACAATATTTGACCAAAAGAAAGTGCAGTATcaatatttgagattttgtttgttgtaagCGTTTATGGTTTTACCAATTTCTCACCTTTTGGTATAgtcgaaagaaaaaaatattgctAGCTACACAAAGTATCAGACAATATATGGTCGCCGGAGTAAATTTATCAGTGTACTGGAATTGTATGTTTATTGTGTTAACTACATGACGTGTTATAATTCAGATATGTGGCCATGCAATATATCTACTTCATGTAACTgatgatataataatatactTGTCATGTGTAATCATGCATTGTCCGTGTACGTagcaatcttttttttctagtcGAAATACTTTTGAAGTAAAAGTTGTTgtcattttaaaatctaacaaaaacaatatttttattttctacaagatattttatttaaaatagtttgaatAGCTGATGTTAAAAAGcgaatttttttgattaaaacttaaaattcacaggttctatatatatataaatactttaaaatctTCAAGTGAAGAAGGTTTAATTggtaaatttatttctttttattttatttagagTGATTATTTCACTAATATGTGGacaaaaaagattaacaacTTTACAAAGATAtgcttttgttcttaaaataaaatacgaatattaaaatattcaaatttctttttttatttgattgaaaacGTCCACTTATAACTTTAAATAATTTGGGTAATCTGATTCAGAGATATATGCCAAAAATAGTAAGAATGAGAAAATCTAGCCCATTTAATCGCATAGTCTATTCAATTCAGTTGACTTAataaaaagttacaaaaacatttatctTAATCACTtactaaagaaaagaaaagaaaaaaaaacacacagaaattttataagaacttctgttaacaaaacaaaccttaaCACTCCCTTCATTCTCTTTGCTCTCTCCCTTTCTCCATTAGTGAGCTCGTCTCTCATCAAACACcatgaaaaacaattaaaaaaccTTATATTCTgacaaataaaatacatattttgttctgtttctccttAGTCTCTGTGTGATTTTTGTAGAATAAACGAGAAACAGAGATAATGATGAGAGGTGAATTT
This sequence is a window from Arabidopsis thaliana chromosome 1 sequence. Protein-coding genes within it:
- a CDS encoding nucleolar GTP-binding protein (unknown protein; LOCATED IN: chloroplast; BEST Arabidopsis thaliana protein match is: unknown protein (TAIR:AT1G78110.1); Has 2358 Blast hits to 1759 proteins in 159 species: Archae - 2; Bacteria - 36; Metazoa - 1046; Fungi - 203; Plants - 157; Viruses - 72; Other Eukaryotes - 842 (source: NCBI BLink).): MIKGGGGKSSGYSADLMVCFPSRAHLSLPSKSISSPSSSFNRRQNAPHHRRSISKLSSSGGGVRQNRGGGREVVEEPTSPKVTCAGQIKVRSSKRDGGGKNWQSLMAEIEKIHRSKSESKFFGIKRDVMGFLTCLRDFDFRCFGAFPPVDIISDDEEEDEEEEEEDEEEDEDESSGTVFSKWLMVLHEKQNNEECVDGKENVFSDVETAVPPPNALLLMRCRSAPVKNWSEEKKEETEEGDNRVKQSGEEEEEEKDRVGNKKDLRSLMEEEKKMNLVVMNYDTNYYKLSNDIAKETWVVGGIQDPLFRSRSWKK
- the AUF2 gene encoding F-box family protein (F-box family protein; CONTAINS InterPro DOMAIN/s: F-box domain, cyclin-like (InterPro:IPR001810); BEST Arabidopsis thaliana protein match is: F-box family protein (TAIR:AT1G78100.1); Has 155 Blast hits to 154 proteins in 12 species: Archae - 0; Bacteria - 0; Metazoa - 0; Fungi - 0; Plants - 155; Viruses - 0; Other Eukaryotes - 0 (source: NCBI BLink).), whose product is MDVFDGLPDPIIVDILNKVGDVKTLLRCSSLSKRFNSLVPQSESLTLRLDHSVSDSPVVTSIFRSLFNGLVSLLSKPAKPITITTLSPSLPFKILSRFDRIRNLDVELPGGDVKLEKGAAVKWKAEFGKTLKSCVIVAFRSAGTVSSPVAVEGESDAEFVTGLKTRVVWTISALMAASSRHYLMREVVKEHEEIESLVMRDKEREGTVVMNEEGLKELRNTEARVEDEERVVKNKRSVVPSVRMSMRHAPSLKLKSGICLESATLVIVRPSGADFEVGDDAELATEAFVGDCMYGEAVVALLKCKKNALEMNSF